One window of the Cytophagales bacterium genome contains the following:
- a CDS encoding type II toxin-antitoxin system VapC family toxin: MEIYADTSVIGGCFDEEFKKWSNELFDEFKKGTKLLMLSDLTLQELELARPKVRNKVKEIPKTNIINISIVDEAIQLAETYIEEGALTNKSYNDALHIALGTIYNTDVLASWNFKHIVNLERIRLYNSINLRLGYRIIEIRTPREILKSKDNEKE, translated from the coding sequence ATGGAAATTTACGCAGACACTTCAGTAATTGGCGGTTGCTTTGACGAAGAGTTTAAAAAATGGTCAAACGAACTTTTTGATGAATTCAAGAAAGGAACAAAACTGTTAATGCTTTCTGACTTGACTTTACAAGAATTGGAACTTGCAAGGCCAAAGGTAAGAAATAAAGTTAAGGAAATCCCCAAAACAAACATAATCAACATCAGCATTGTAGATGAAGCAATCCAACTTGCAGAAACATACATTGAAGAAGGTGCGTTAACCAATAAAAGTTACAATGATGCTTTGCACATTGCACTTGGAACAATATACAATACAGATGTGTTGGCGAGCTGGAATTTCAAACACATTGTAAATCTTGAACGTATACGACTTTACAATTCTATTAACCTGCGACTAGGTTACAGAATTATTGAAATAAGAACACCGAGAGAAATTCTAAAATCAAAAGACAATGAAAAAGAATAA
- a CDS encoding nucleotidyl transferase AbiEii/AbiGii toxin family protein, translating to MHEEILTKEQVELLPLIKSFSNQFYLVGGTAIALQIGHRRSVDFDLFRDKEFRISNVKQKIHKNNYTIDEIVYSEEGEFTIKVNKVKITFFNFPHKIEAKVKFNDIINMPNILDLAAMKAFVLSYRAKWRDYVDIYFIIKDHYSFFEISSRTKQIFKNLFNEKLFREQLGYFKHIDRSEPIEFLKTKVADKEIEAFLEEAATQPF from the coding sequence ATGCACGAAGAGATCCTCACAAAAGAGCAGGTTGAACTATTACCTTTGATCAAATCTTTCTCAAACCAATTCTACCTGGTAGGCGGCACAGCAATAGCATTACAGATAGGCCACAGAAGATCGGTTGATTTTGACCTGTTCAGAGATAAAGAATTCAGAATTAGCAATGTAAAACAAAAGATCCATAAGAATAATTATACAATTGATGAAATAGTTTATTCAGAAGAAGGAGAATTTACGATCAAAGTTAATAAAGTTAAGATCACATTCTTTAATTTTCCTCACAAGATTGAAGCAAAAGTAAAATTTAATGACATTATCAATATGCCCAATATATTGGATCTCGCGGCTATGAAGGCATTTGTTCTTAGTTACAGAGCAAAATGGAGGGATTATGTTGATATATATTTTATTATAAAAGACCATTATAGTTTTTTTGAAATTTCTTCAAGAACGAAACAAATATTTAAAAACCTTTTTAATGAAAAACTATTTCGTGAACAATTAGGCTATTTCAAACACATTGACCGAAGCGAACCAATAGAATTTTTAAAAACCAAAGTAGCTGATAAGGAAATAGAAGCCTTTTTAGAAGAAGCTGCTACGCAACCATTTTAA
- a CDS encoding AbrB/MazE/SpoVT family DNA-binding domain-containing protein, producing the protein MAFETIDIQNNEGFQAIQIPKQLEIKDNKVYLKKIGNTLYIIPYNKPWQSMIDSLSLFTEDFMNDRDQPDEQNRENID; encoded by the coding sequence ATGGCATTCGAAACAATAGATATACAGAATAATGAGGGATTTCAGGCAATACAAATCCCAAAGCAACTGGAAATTAAAGATAATAAGGTTTATCTAAAGAAAATTGGAAATACCTTGTATATAATACCCTACAACAAGCCTTGGCAAAGTATGATTGATAGTCTGAGTCTTTTTACTGAAGACTTTATGAATGATAGAGATCAGCCAGATGAACAAAACAGAGAAAACATTGACTAA